TCACGATGACATAAGAGAGCCGCGCTCGGTGAACGATGAGCGCATCCTCATCCGAAGAGGACTCGGCAGAACAGAACACGCACCCGGAGGAGGGAGCACTGGTTGAGACGTACTGGTACCGCCAGGGGCTAAAAAGGCGGTCCATCGGCGAGGTCAGTACGTCCGCGTGTCTTCGCCGTTGACGAGGTCTTTCAATTCCTTGCTCGGCTTGAAGTAGGGGATGCGTTTGGCGGGGACTTCCACGCGCGCGCCGGTTTTCGGGTTCCGGCCGATGCGCGCCTGTCGCTGGCGCGTGCGGAAGCTTCCAAAGCCGCGAATCTCGATCTTGTCGCCGGAACGCAGCGATCGCACCACGCTATCGAAGATCGCTTCGACGATCACCTCGGAATCCTTCCGGGTCATCTCCACTACGCGGCTTACCTCTTCAATCAGGTCGGCTTTCGTCATCGCAGGTATCTCTATCCTAGCAGAATCTTGCGTTTAGCGCTCATCCTGGTCGGGCTGCTGGATGGCCTCCTCGATGGACATGGTCGCGGCGGCTGCTTTCCGGTGATAGGTCTGCAAGCGGTCCCGCTCCGCGTCGTCACCAACCGCGCGAAGACTCAAACCGATCTTGCGTTCGGACTCCACCATTCGGATGATCTTGAAATCGAACTCCTCGCCGATCGGCAGCGGCGGTTCGTCTTTCGTCTGTGCCGAAAACTGTGGGATTTCGCTTTGATGGCACAACCCCTCCACGCCGGGCGCCAGTTCCACGAAAACTCCGAACGGTGCGGCCCGCGTCACCCGGCCACGCACCGTATCGCCGGGATTGTTCGAGTGGAAAAACGTCTCCCACGCATCGGGCTGGAGTTGCTTCATGCCGAGCGAAAGGCGCCGGTTCGCCGGATCGATCCCAAGGATCGCGGCCTCCACGATCTGCCCTTTCTTCACCACCTCCGAGGGGCTCTTGATCCGCTTGTTCCAGGTCATGTCGGAGATGTGGACCAAACCGTCGATGCCTTCCTCGATCTCGACGAACGCGCCAAAATCGGTGAGCTTGCGCACGCGTCCCTTCACCACGGAACCCACGCTGTAGCGTTCGGCCACGGTCGTCCACGGATCGGGTTCCAACTGCTTGGTCCCAAGTGAAATCCGATGCGCTTCGGGCTTCACTTCGAGCACCACCGTGTTTACCTGGTCGCCAACCTTCACCACTTTCGAGGGATGGCGCATCCGGCGCGACCACGTCATCTCGGAGATGTGGATCAGCCCCTCGATGCCCGGTTCGAGTTCCACGAACGCACCGTAGTCGGTGACGCTCATCACCGTGCCGAGTACCACGGACCCAAGCGGGTACCGGTCCGGCGCCGTCTGCCACGGGTCCGGCTGGACCTGTTTCATGCCCAGCGAAATCCGCTCCCGGCCCTTGTCGAACTTGAGCACCTTCACCGTCACGTCCTGGCCCACCTCAAGCGCTTCGGAGGGGTGCGTGATGCGGCCGTAGGAGATGTCGCTCACGTGGAGCAGACCGTCGATGCCGCCCAGATCCACAAACACGCCGTAGTCGGTGAGATTCTTCACCACGCCGGTGACGATCGCGCCTTCTTCCAGATGTTCCAGCGTCACGGCCTTGCGAACCGAGCTTTCCTGCTCGAGCGCGGCTTTGCGCGAAACGACGATATTCCCGCGCCGCCGGTTCAGCTTCACGATGCGAACCGCGATGTCCTGCCCGACCAGCGTCTCCGGATCCCGCACCGGGCGGATGTCGATCTGCGATCCGGGCATGAACGCCACGATCCCCACGTCCACCGACAGGCCGCCTTTCACCTTCTCGAGGACGCGGCCGGAAACCAG
This DNA window, taken from Bryobacteraceae bacterium, encodes the following:
- a CDS encoding 30S ribosomal protein S1; translated protein: MSSHDDVKPGYPPADLPPSDYTEQVMDAEELEQMLDDFPSHFAPPADGEVLQGTVLSVTDRDVIVDVGYKSEGLVPIEQFQLPDGTCSVQPGDTIDVMVDRHAEPVEGYIRLSHDRAARLRHWDTLETAFRDGLLVSGRVLEKVKGGLSVDVGIVAFMPGSQIDIRPVRDPETLVGQDIAVRIVKLNRRRGNIVVSRKAALEQESSVRKAVTLEHLEEGAIVTGVVKNLTDYGVFVDLGGIDGLLHVSDISYGRITHPSEALEVGQDVTVKVLKFDKGRERISLGMKQVQPDPWQTAPDRYPLGSVVLGTVMSVTDYGAFVELEPGIEGLIHISEMTWSRRMRHPSKVVKVGDQVNTVVLEVKPEAHRISLGTKQLEPDPWTTVAERYSVGSVVKGRVRKLTDFGAFVEIEEGIDGLVHISDMTWNKRIKSPSEVVKKGQIVEAAILGIDPANRRLSLGMKQLQPDAWETFFHSNNPGDTVRGRVTRAAPFGVFVELAPGVEGLCHQSEIPQFSAQTKDEPPLPIGEEFDFKIIRMVESERKIGLSLRAVGDDAERDRLQTYHRKAAAATMSIEEAIQQPDQDER
- a CDS encoding HU family DNA-binding protein, with translation MTKADLIEEVSRVVEMTRKDSEVIVEAIFDSVVRSLRSGDKIEIRGFGSFRTRQRQARIGRNPKTGARVEVPAKRIPYFKPSKELKDLVNGEDTRTY